A window of the Egibacter rhizosphaerae genome harbors these coding sequences:
- a CDS encoding FAS1-like dehydratase domain-containing protein — protein MFARTRRSRAHPALSRGPTAGGPRPRKQRGRTEGAIALNYDRNGHVYPAYTYEITRPKVCEYALATGSTDPVYTADPSEIPPEQVPVPPTFAACFSGAAAPLLIGDPELGAHWNLVHGAQEYDFTRALRVGDWLRCTPQIADMRDRGRMDILTMRVECVERDTGAPVVRSQSTIIFFKEGG, from the coding sequence GTGTTCGCGCGCACCCGGCGCTCTCGCGCGCACCCGGCGCTCTCGCGGGGGCCAACGGCGGGAGGACCGCGGCCTCGGAAGCAACGAGGACGAACGGAGGGGGCCATCGCGCTGAACTACGACCGCAATGGGCACGTCTACCCCGCCTACACCTACGAGATCACGCGCCCGAAGGTGTGTGAGTACGCGCTGGCGACCGGCTCGACCGACCCGGTGTACACCGCGGACCCCAGCGAGATCCCGCCCGAGCAGGTCCCGGTGCCCCCGACGTTCGCCGCCTGCTTCAGCGGGGCCGCCGCGCCGCTGCTGATCGGCGACCCCGAGCTCGGTGCCCACTGGAACCTCGTGCACGGGGCCCAGGAGTACGACTTCACGCGCGCCCTGCGTGTCGGGGACTGGCTGAGGTGTACCCCGCAGATCGCCGACATGCGTGATCGCGGGAGGATGGACATCCTCACGATGCGGGTCGAATGCGTGGAACGGGACACCGGCGCGCCGGTCGTGCGCAGTCAGAGCACGATCATCTTCTTCAAGGAGGGCGGTTGA
- a CDS encoding MaoC family dehydratase, with amino-acid sequence MPARETVEVGDQLPVVEHVIDQDMLIRYAGASGDFNRLHWDPEFAAQVSPTGGVIGHGMLSMGLVSSAVTAWAGGPEHVAHLSASFRAPCPVGATLRVGGEVTEVDHDGGAATVAVWAETEDGARVVDAKGSRAVVRLSD; translated from the coding sequence ATGCCCGCGCGGGAGACCGTCGAGGTCGGCGACCAGTTGCCCGTTGTCGAGCACGTCATCGACCAGGACATGCTCATCCGGTACGCCGGGGCGAGCGGTGACTTCAACCGCCTGCACTGGGATCCCGAGTTCGCCGCCCAGGTCAGCCCGACCGGGGGGGTCATCGGCCACGGCATGCTGTCGATGGGGCTGGTGTCCAGCGCCGTCACGGCGTGGGCGGGCGGGCCCGAACACGTTGCCCACCTCTCGGCCTCCTTCCGGGCGCCGTGCCCGGTGGGCGCGACGCTGCGAGTCGGCGGCGAGGTCACCGAGGTCGACCACGACGGGGGGGCCGCGACCGTCGCGGTGTGGGCGGAGACCGAGGACGGTGCGAGGGTGGTCGACGCGAAGGGCTCGCGCGCGGTCGTGCGGTTGAGCGACTGA
- the secE gene encoding preprotein translocase subunit SecE: MSRESRRERERIERRQASGDIDAEAGGSGGRGSGEGGSGGPSGGSGGSGGSGGAGRSDDKPRTSPPQFVREVRSELRRVHWPNRRELGQYSMVVLFAVAILTIYIFGIDQVFSQFAVWVFG, from the coding sequence GTGAGCCGCGAGTCGAGACGAGAGCGCGAGCGCATCGAGCGCCGCCAGGCCAGTGGCGACATCGACGCCGAGGCCGGCGGCTCGGGCGGTCGCGGCTCCGGTGAGGGCGGCTCCGGCGGCCCGAGCGGAGGTTCGGGCGGCTCCGGCGGCTCCGGCGGCGCGGGTCGGTCCGATGACAAGCCGCGGACCAGCCCCCCGCAGTTCGTGCGCGAGGTCCGCAGCGAGCTGCGCCGCGTCCATTGGCCGAACCGCCGCGAGCTCGGCCAGTACAGCATGGTCGTGCTGTTCGCGGTCGCCATCCTCACGATCTACATCTTCGGCATCGACCAGGTCTTCAGTCAGTTCGCGGTGTGGGTGTTCGGATGA
- the nusG gene encoding transcription termination/antitermination protein NusG has protein sequence MSDPQSDQEHADAAADEELGEDSSQGAADDPRARGEAETPVDYEEGDPEIEALVAEAMADATEAPEARDAVEDDTDDLDELLEAAGADGGDGPSLEDVSRALGVTEEGSAGTDTEEAPAPVPDGDTVPAEEEAPAEEAAPARPRMPDRRDFMRQTGDYYVVHTYSGYEQRVKANLENRIQSMNMEDRIFEVIIPTEDAVEIKGGKKQQVKRKVFPGYVLVRMDLDDDSWYVVRNTPAVTGFVGPPGTKPVPLSLREVERILAEPDEEEKAVPPSIEFEEGENVRVTSGPFADFTGTISEINADATKLKVLVSIFGRETPVELTFEQVAKL, from the coding sequence ATGAGCGACCCTCAGAGCGACCAGGAGCACGCCGACGCTGCAGCCGACGAGGAACTCGGCGAGGACTCGTCGCAGGGCGCGGCGGATGACCCGCGTGCACGCGGCGAGGCCGAGACGCCGGTGGACTACGAGGAGGGCGATCCCGAGATCGAGGCACTCGTCGCGGAGGCCATGGCCGATGCGACCGAGGCGCCCGAGGCACGTGACGCCGTGGAGGACGACACCGACGACCTCGACGAGTTGCTGGAGGCCGCTGGGGCCGACGGTGGCGACGGTCCGAGCCTCGAGGACGTCAGCCGTGCCCTGGGCGTCACCGAGGAGGGCAGCGCCGGGACCGACACCGAGGAGGCGCCCGCGCCGGTGCCGGACGGCGACACCGTGCCCGCCGAGGAGGAAGCTCCGGCGGAGGAGGCCGCCCCCGCGCGGCCTCGCATGCCCGACCGTCGGGACTTCATGCGCCAGACGGGCGACTACTACGTCGTCCACACCTACTCCGGCTACGAGCAGCGCGTGAAGGCGAACCTCGAGAACCGGATCCAGTCCATGAACATGGAGGACCGGATCTTCGAGGTGATCATCCCGACCGAGGACGCCGTCGAGATCAAGGGTGGCAAGAAGCAGCAGGTCAAGCGCAAGGTCTTCCCGGGGTACGTCCTCGTGCGCATGGACCTCGACGACGACTCCTGGTACGTGGTCCGCAACACGCCCGCGGTCACCGGGTTCGTGGGCCCGCCGGGCACCAAGCCCGTGCCGCTGTCGTTGCGCGAGGTCGAGCGGATCCTGGCCGAGCCCGACGAGGAGGAGAAGGCGGTCCCGCCCTCGATCGAGTTCGAGGAGGGCGAGAACGTGCGGGTCACCAGCGGCCCGTTCGCGGACTTCACCGGGACGATCAGCGAGATCAACGCCGACGCGACGAAGCTCAAGGTGCTCGTCTCGATCTTCGGCCGCGAGACACCAGTCGAGCTCACCTTCGAGCAGGTCGCCAAGCTCTAG
- the rplK gene encoding 50S ribosomal protein L11: MAKKVAGLIKLQIPAGQATPAPPVGPALGQHGVNIMEFCKSYNERTADQQGDVIPVEITVYEDRSFTFVTKTPPASKLLLKAASIEKGSQEPGRAGAGTVRRETIREIAERKYPDLNANDVDGAVKIVEGTARSMGLKVQD, translated from the coding sequence ATGGCGAAGAAGGTCGCAGGCCTCATCAAGCTGCAGATTCCCGCCGGCCAGGCCACGCCGGCGCCGCCGGTGGGCCCCGCCCTGGGCCAGCACGGCGTGAACATCATGGAGTTCTGCAAGTCCTACAACGAGCGCACGGCCGACCAGCAGGGCGACGTGATCCCCGTGGAGATCACGGTCTACGAGGACCGCAGCTTCACGTTCGTCACGAAGACCCCGCCCGCCTCGAAGCTGTTGCTCAAGGCCGCGAGCATCGAGAAGGGCTCCCAGGAGCCGGGTCGGGCGGGCGCCGGCACGGTCAGACGGGAGACGATCCGCGAGATCGCCGAGCGCAAGTACCCCGACCTGAACGCCAACGACGTCGATGGCGCGGTGAAGATCGTCGAGGGCACCGCCCGTTCGATGGGGCTCAAGGTCCAGGACTAG
- the rplA gene encoding 50S ribosomal protein L1, with protein sequence MAKRGKRYQAAAAKIDRDRRYRPTEAMRLVQETVTVNYDPTVELAVRLGVDPRKADQMLRGSVPLPHGVGKEARVAVFAEGDAATAAESAGADIVGAERVTELIESGELDVDAVIATPDQMGKIGRYGKTLGPRGLMPNPKSGTVTTDVATAVSEIKAGKVEYRTDRQGNVHLPIGKASFEVRQLVENYGAVIDELVRQRPSAAKGRYLRSIHVSTAQGPSVPVDPGIVRVSYQPQEEESVAA encoded by the coding sequence ATGGCCAAGCGCGGCAAGCGCTACCAGGCGGCTGCGGCGAAGATCGATCGCGACCGCCGCTACCGTCCGACCGAGGCGATGCGCCTCGTCCAGGAGACCGTCACCGTCAACTACGACCCGACCGTCGAGCTCGCGGTCCGCCTCGGGGTCGACCCCCGCAAGGCCGACCAGATGCTGCGGGGGTCGGTCCCCCTGCCGCACGGAGTCGGCAAGGAGGCCCGGGTCGCGGTGTTCGCCGAGGGCGACGCGGCGACGGCGGCTGAGAGCGCCGGCGCCGACATCGTCGGCGCCGAGCGGGTGACCGAGCTCATCGAGTCCGGTGAGCTCGACGTCGATGCGGTGATCGCCACCCCGGATCAGATGGGCAAGATCGGTCGCTACGGGAAGACGCTCGGCCCTCGCGGGCTGATGCCGAACCCGAAGAGCGGCACGGTCACCACCGACGTCGCCACCGCGGTCAGCGAGATCAAGGCCGGCAAGGTCGAGTACCGCACCGACCGCCAGGGCAACGTGCACCTTCCCATCGGCAAGGCGAGCTTCGAGGTCCGCCAGCTGGTGGAGAACTACGGCGCGGTGATCGACGAGTTGGTCCGGCAGCGTCCGAGCGCCGCCAAGGGGCGCTACCTGCGGTCCATCCACGTGTCGACCGCCCAGGGCCCCTCGGTGCCGGTGGATCCCGGCATCGTCCGCGTCTCGTACCAGCCCCAGGAGGAGGAGTCCGTCGCCGCCTAG
- the rplJ gene encoding 50S ribosomal protein L10, with the protein MATNEEARPEKVAQVAEIAEWLEQSNATVLTDYRGLSVAATAELRRQLRETDAEYRVVKNTLTRRAVREAGVDIPDDVLVGPTAITFCAGDPVAAAKVLKRFSKSHPGLQIKAGVLDGKLLDANDAARLADLESREELLGRIAVMLGTVLAQPARLANANLEKLARVLGALQDKTPDDGGALTQAESAGSEAAGSEDAEPEAAEPEAAEPEEATEASAESGAAEETGDQAEAGDGADEAEAAETGEDPAQQT; encoded by the coding sequence ATGGCGACGAACGAGGAGGCCCGCCCCGAGAAGGTGGCGCAGGTCGCCGAGATCGCCGAGTGGCTGGAGCAGTCCAACGCGACCGTGCTGACCGACTACCGCGGTCTTTCGGTGGCGGCGACCGCGGAGCTGCGGCGGCAGTTGCGTGAGACCGACGCGGAGTACCGCGTCGTCAAGAACACCCTCACGCGGCGCGCGGTGCGCGAAGCCGGCGTGGACATCCCGGACGACGTGCTCGTGGGCCCGACCGCCATCACCTTCTGCGCCGGTGACCCCGTCGCGGCCGCCAAGGTCCTCAAGCGGTTCTCGAAGAGTCACCCCGGCCTGCAGATCAAGGCCGGGGTCCTCGACGGCAAGCTGCTCGACGCCAACGACGCGGCGCGTCTCGCCGACCTCGAGTCCCGCGAGGAGTTGCTCGGCAGGATCGCCGTGATGCTCGGCACGGTCCTCGCCCAGCCCGCACGGCTCGCGAACGCGAACCTCGAGAAGCTCGCTCGTGTGCTCGGCGCGTTGCAGGACAAGACGCCCGATGACGGGGGCGCTCTCACGCAGGCCGAGTCGGCCGGTTCCGAGGCCGCCGGTTCCGAGGACGCCGAGCCCGAGGCCGCCGAGCCCGAGGCCGCCGAGCCCGAGGAGGCGACCGAGGCGAGCGCCGAATCCGGGGCCGCTGAGGAAACCGGTGACCAAGCCGAGGCCGGCGACGGCGCCGACGAAGCCGAGGCCGCCGAGACCGGCGAGGACCCCGCGCAGCAGACGTAG
- the rplL gene encoding 50S ribosomal protein L7/L12, with protein sequence MAKLSTDDLLEQFKEMTLLELSEFVKKFEEEFDVSAAAPAAVAAPAAAGGGDEAEAEEEQTAFDVVLSDPGDKKIQVIKEVRGVTNLGLKEAKELVDSTPKPVLEGVTREQADQAKEAIEAAGGSVELK encoded by the coding sequence ATGGCGAAGCTTTCCACCGACGACCTGCTCGAGCAGTTCAAGGAGATGACCCTCCTCGAGCTCAGCGAGTTCGTGAAGAAGTTCGAGGAGGAGTTCGACGTCAGCGCCGCGGCACCCGCGGCCGTGGCCGCCCCGGCGGCCGCCGGCGGCGGCGATGAGGCGGAGGCCGAGGAGGAGCAGACGGCCTTCGACGTCGTCCTCTCCGACCCGGGCGACAAGAAGATCCAGGTCATCAAGGAGGTCCGGGGGGTCACCAACCTCGGGCTGAAGGAGGCCAAGGAGCTCGTCGACTCGACGCCGAAGCCGGTCCTCGAAGGTGTCACCAGGGAGCAAGCCGACCAGGCCAAGGAGGCCATCGAGGCCGCCGGCGGCTCGGTCGAGCTCAAGTAG
- the rpoB gene encoding DNA-directed RNA polymerase subunit beta, translating to MSTSVEHDVTPARSAAARASDPPRHSFSKISEPLPIEDLDLVAIQRSSFEWLTEEGLGEVLSEISPIEDFTGQMALSFSEHRFDEPKNTVEECKTKDLTYAAPLFVTAEFVNRSTGEIKSQTVFMGDFPMMTDQGTFIINGTERIVVSQLVRSPGVYFDRTFDKSTGQLLHGCKIIPSRGAWLEFEIDKRGMVGVRVDRKRKQHITVLYRALKGLVWNPESGEYELADRERLDTPVTDEEILDFFDHDEGIRATLEKDVLQTPDEALQDIYRKLRPGEPPTAESAGGLLINLFFNPKRYDLAKVGRYKANKKLGEELVRLGLADVDEASWLVDDHGVPEPLQEAEGQRTGIGEVAVSGEDRAPLKSHTLTKQDVLATMSYMVNLSKSGEEDRTYDHDDIDHFGNRRLRSVGELIQNQVRIGLSRMERVVRERMTTQDVEAITPQTLINIRPVVASIKEFFGASQLSQFMDQTNPLSGLTHKRRLSALGPGGLSRERAGFEVRDVHPSHYGRMCPIETPEGPNIGLIGSLATYARINPFGFVETPYRKVEDGTVTDRIDFLTADEEDRNVIAQANAPLDNNGHFTNPLVLCRARDGEVREVLPEEVDYMDVSPRQTVSVAAAMIPFLEHDDANRALMGTNMQRQAVPLVKSQAPYVGTGLEGKSARDAGDVIVVENDGIIVEVAADRIISKTTDGRLEKHFLRKFERTNQGTCYSQKPLVDEGDEVVAGQVVADGPCTDYGEIALGANLMCAFMSWEGFNFEDAVIISERLVKDDVMTSIHIEEYEIDARDTKLGAEEITRDIPNVGEEVLGNLDERGIIRIGAEVSPGDILVGKVTPKGETELTPEERLLRAIFGEKAREVRDTSLKVPHGESGRVIGVRTFSREAGDEMPPGVNELVRVYVAQKRKISDGDKLAGRHGNKGVIAKVLPEEDMPFLPDGTPVEIILNPLGVPSRMNVGQVLETHLGWVAANGWSFDSKPEWFDDVGWNEELLESRGGERLATPVFDGCRERELGDLLAHTQPNQDGDRQVGGDGKARLIDGRTGEPVDQPITVGYMYILKLLHLVDDKIHARSTGPYSMITQQPLGGKAQFGGQRFGEMEVWALEAYGASYALQELLTVKSDDVLGRVKVYEAIVKGDNIPEPGIPESFKVLVKEMQSLCLNVEVLSAEGQEIEFRESDDDAFRAAEELGIDLSRPERYSDEFQIGSQS from the coding sequence TTGTCGACCTCTGTGGAGCACGACGTTACGCCCGCGCGTTCCGCGGCCGCTCGCGCGAGCGACCCGCCGCGGCACTCGTTCTCGAAGATCTCGGAACCGCTGCCCATCGAGGATCTCGACCTCGTCGCGATCCAGCGCAGTTCCTTCGAGTGGCTGACCGAGGAGGGCCTGGGGGAGGTCCTGAGCGAGATCAGCCCCATCGAGGACTTCACCGGACAGATGGCGCTGTCGTTCTCCGAGCACCGCTTCGACGAGCCCAAGAACACCGTCGAGGAGTGCAAGACGAAGGACCTCACGTACGCGGCGCCGCTGTTCGTCACCGCCGAGTTCGTGAACCGGTCCACGGGCGAGATCAAGTCGCAGACCGTGTTCATGGGCGACTTCCCGATGATGACCGACCAGGGCACGTTCATCATCAACGGGACCGAGCGGATCGTCGTCAGCCAGCTCGTCCGCAGCCCCGGGGTGTACTTCGACCGCACCTTCGACAAGTCGACCGGTCAGCTCCTGCACGGGTGCAAGATCATCCCGTCGCGCGGCGCCTGGCTGGAGTTCGAGATCGACAAGCGGGGCATGGTCGGCGTGCGCGTCGACCGCAAGCGCAAGCAGCACATCACCGTGCTGTACCGGGCGCTGAAGGGTCTGGTGTGGAACCCCGAGTCGGGTGAGTACGAGCTCGCCGACCGCGAGCGGCTCGACACCCCGGTGACCGACGAGGAGATCCTCGACTTCTTCGATCACGACGAGGGCATCAGGGCGACGCTGGAGAAGGATGTGCTCCAGACGCCCGACGAGGCGCTGCAGGACATCTACCGCAAGCTGCGGCCCGGTGAGCCGCCGACCGCGGAGTCCGCGGGCGGGTTGCTGATCAACCTCTTCTTCAACCCCAAGCGCTACGACCTCGCCAAGGTCGGCCGCTACAAGGCCAACAAGAAGCTCGGCGAGGAGCTCGTGCGGCTCGGCCTCGCCGACGTCGACGAAGCCAGCTGGCTCGTCGACGACCACGGCGTGCCCGAACCGCTGCAGGAGGCCGAGGGACAGCGCACGGGCATCGGTGAGGTGGCCGTCTCCGGCGAGGACCGTGCACCGCTCAAGTCGCACACGCTCACCAAGCAGGACGTGCTCGCGACGATGAGCTACATGGTGAACCTGTCGAAGTCGGGCGAGGAGGACCGGACCTACGACCACGACGACATCGACCACTTCGGCAACCGCCGCCTGCGCAGCGTCGGCGAGTTGATCCAGAACCAGGTCCGCATCGGGCTGTCCCGGATGGAGCGGGTCGTCCGCGAGCGTATGACCACCCAGGACGTCGAGGCGATCACGCCGCAGACGCTCATCAACATCCGACCGGTGGTCGCCTCGATCAAGGAGTTCTTCGGGGCCAGTCAGCTCAGCCAGTTCATGGACCAGACGAATCCGCTGTCCGGCCTCACCCACAAGCGGCGCTTGTCCGCGCTGGGTCCGGGTGGGCTGTCCCGCGAGCGGGCCGGGTTCGAGGTCCGCGACGTGCACCCGTCGCACTACGGACGCATGTGCCCCATCGAGACGCCCGAGGGTCCCAACATCGGCCTGATCGGTTCGCTGGCGACGTACGCGCGGATCAACCCGTTCGGGTTCGTGGAGACCCCCTACCGCAAGGTCGAGGACGGGACCGTCACTGACCGCATCGACTTCCTCACCGCGGACGAGGAGGACCGCAACGTCATCGCGCAGGCGAACGCGCCGCTCGACAACAACGGGCACTTCACGAACCCGCTGGTGCTCTGCCGTGCCCGGGACGGGGAGGTCCGCGAGGTCCTGCCCGAAGAGGTCGACTACATGGACGTCAGCCCGCGGCAGACCGTCTCGGTCGCCGCGGCGATGATCCCGTTCCTCGAGCACGACGACGCTAACCGCGCGCTCATGGGGACCAACATGCAGCGCCAGGCGGTGCCGCTGGTGAAGTCGCAGGCGCCCTACGTCGGTACCGGCCTCGAGGGCAAGAGCGCCCGCGACGCCGGCGACGTGATCGTGGTCGAGAACGACGGGATCATCGTCGAGGTCGCCGCGGACCGGATCATCTCCAAGACCACCGACGGCCGGCTCGAGAAGCACTTCCTGCGCAAGTTCGAGCGGACGAACCAGGGCACCTGCTACAGCCAGAAGCCGCTGGTCGACGAGGGCGACGAGGTCGTCGCCGGCCAGGTCGTGGCCGACGGGCCGTGCACCGACTACGGCGAGATCGCGCTCGGCGCCAACCTGATGTGCGCCTTCATGTCCTGGGAGGGCTTCAACTTCGAGGACGCCGTCATCATCTCCGAGCGACTCGTGAAGGACGACGTCATGACGTCGATCCACATCGAGGAGTACGAGATCGATGCGCGCGACACCAAGCTCGGGGCCGAGGAGATCACGCGCGACATCCCCAACGTCGGTGAGGAGGTCCTCGGCAACCTCGACGAGCGCGGGATCATTCGCATCGGCGCTGAGGTGAGCCCGGGCGACATCCTCGTCGGCAAGGTCACCCCCAAGGGCGAGACCGAGCTCACGCCGGAGGAGCGGCTGCTGCGGGCGATCTTCGGCGAGAAGGCCCGCGAGGTGCGCGACACGAGCCTCAAGGTCCCCCACGGCGAGTCCGGCCGCGTCATCGGCGTTCGGACGTTCAGCCGCGAGGCGGGGGACGAGATGCCGCCGGGCGTCAACGAGCTCGTGCGCGTGTACGTCGCGCAGAAGCGCAAGATCTCCGACGGCGACAAGCTCGCCGGGCGGCACGGGAACAAGGGCGTCATCGCGAAGGTGCTGCCCGAGGAGGACATGCCCTTCCTGCCCGACGGCACGCCCGTCGAGATCATCCTGAACCCGCTGGGCGTCCCGAGCCGCATGAACGTCGGCCAGGTCCTCGAGACGCACCTCGGGTGGGTGGCCGCCAACGGGTGGAGCTTCGACTCGAAGCCCGAGTGGTTCGACGACGTCGGCTGGAACGAGGAGCTGCTCGAGAGCCGGGGCGGCGAGCGGCTCGCGACCCCCGTCTTCGACGGGTGCCGCGAGCGTGAGCTCGGCGACCTGCTCGCCCACACGCAGCCGAACCAGGACGGCGACCGGCAGGTGGGCGGCGACGGCAAGGCCCGCCTGATCGACGGGCGGACCGGTGAGCCGGTCGACCAGCCGATCACGGTCGGCTACATGTACATCCTGAAGCTCTTGCACCTCGTGGACGACAAGATCCACGCCCGCTCGACCGGGCCCTACTCGATGATCACCCAGCAGCCGCTGGGCGGGAAGGCACAGTTCGGCGGGCAGCGCTTCGGTGAGATGGAGGTCTGGGCGCTGGAGGCCTACGGGGCCTCGTACGCCCTGCAGGAGCTGCTCACCGTGAAGTCCGACGACGTGCTCGGGCGAGTCAAGGTCTACGAGGCGATCGTCAAGGGCGACAACATCCCCGAACCGGGCATCCCCGAGAGCTTCAAGGTGCTCGTCAAGGAGATGCAGTCGCTCTGCCTGAACGTCGAGGTGCTCAGCGCCGAAGGGCAGGAGATCGAGTTCCGCGAGTCCGACGACGACGCGTTCCGCGCCGCGGAGGAGCTCGGCATCGACCTCTCGCGGCCCGAGCGCTACTCCGACGAGTTCCAGATCGGGAGTCAGTCCTAG